One part of the Humulus lupulus chromosome 9, drHumLupu1.1, whole genome shotgun sequence genome encodes these proteins:
- the LOC133799756 gene encoding trafficking protein particle complex II-specific subunit 120 homolog, producing the protein MTSFKSYIRELAKEVVELLTTAADGAKSLIDASDRLILYVELARLYGTLGYERKAAFFSRQVAQLYLKQENKLAAISAMNVLALTTKAYRVQSTTSVSRSSVVKEAGSGHADSTKMLHQAVISLFESQWSTLQIVVPREILLSVVRAGDPLAAWSAAARLLRSYYPLITPVGKNGLASALSNSADRLPSGTRFADPALPFIRLHSFPLHQSQMDIVKRNSAKEDWWAGSAPSGPFIYTPFSKGEPNNNSKQELIWVVGELVEVLVELANPCGFDLRVDSIYLSVNSRNFDPFPVTVNLPTNSSKVIALSGIPTSVGPVTIHGCTVHCF; encoded by the exons ATGACATCTTTTAAGTCTTATAT AAGAGAGCTGGCTAAGGAAGTTGTTGAACTTTTGACCACTGCTGCAGATGGTGCTAAATCTTTGATTGATGCTAGTGATAGGCTGATATTATATGTTGAATTAGCTCGATTATATGGTACTCTTGGTTATGAGCGTAAGGCGGCGTTCTTTTCAAGGCAGGTAGCTCAGTTATATTTGAAACAAGAAAATAAGTTGGCTGCTATTAGTGCTATGAATGTTTTGGCATTGACAACAAAAGCATATCGTGTTCAGAGTACAACATCTGTTTCTAGATCTTCTGTTGTAAAA GAGGCTGGATCAGGTCATGCTGATAGCACAAAAATGTTGCACCAGGCCGTAATCTCTCTTTTTGAGTCTCAATGGAGCACCCTGCAAATTGTTGTACCGAGAGAGATTCTGTTATCTGTTGTCCGTGCTGGAGATCCTCTTGCTGCCTGGAGTGCAGCTGCACGGCTGCTTAGGTCATATTATCCTTTAATTACACCTGTAGGGAAAAATGGTCTTGCTAGTGCACTTTCAAATTCAGCTGATAGGCTGCCTTCTGGAACACGCTTTGCTGATCCTGCTCTACCTTTCATTAG ATTGCATTCTTTTCCCCTTCATCAATCACAAATGGACATTGTTAAGCGGAATTCAGCTAAAGAAGATTGGTGGGCTGGATCAGCTCCTTCTGGACCTTTTATATATACACCATTCAGCAAAGGAGAGCCAAATAACAACAGTAAACAGGAGTTGATTTGGGTTGTTGGGGAACTTGttgaagttttggttgagttagCAAACCCTTGTGGCTTTGATTTGAGGGTCGATAGTATTTATCTGTCTGTGAATTCAAGAAATTTTGATCCTTTCCCTGTTACTGTTAATCTTCCAACTAATTCCTCAAAGGTTATTGCCTTGTCTGGGATTCCAACATCAGTGGGGCCTGTGACAATTCATGGGTGCACTGTCCACTGCTTTTGA
- the LOC133799757 gene encoding actin-related protein 8-like → MMQVRAPSQPVVVSIPILHYDDTESAKASRRQLKEAIYTTLFNMNVPAVCAINQATLALYAARRTSGIVVNIGFQVTSVVPILHGKVMRKVGI, encoded by the exons ATGATGCAGGTAAGAGCACCATCACAGCCAGTGGTTGTGTCTATACCAATATTGCATTATGATG ATACTGAATCTGCAAAAGCATCAAGACGGCAACTCAAGGAAGCTATATATACAACACTATTTAACATGAATGTTCCTGCTGTTTGTGCAATTAATCAG GCAACTTTAGCTTTGTATGCTGCTAGAAGAACTTCAGGAATTGTTGTAAATATTGGGTTTCAAGTCACATCAGTTGTTCCAA TTTTACATGGTAAAGTAATGCGCAAAGTAGGGATCTGA